From a single Endozoicomonas euniceicola genomic region:
- the queF gene encoding NADPH-dependent 7-cyano-7-deazaguanine reductase QueF (Catalyzes the NADPH-dependent reduction of 7-cyano-7-deazaguanine (preQ0) to 7-aminomethyl-7-deazaguanine (preQ1) in queuosine biosynthesis) translates to MANSVEMSQLGKTSLYETEYNPSILFPIPRKEKQEELGLDPNNLPYVGCDVWYAYEISWLNARGKPLAMVARFELPCDSPCLIESKSFKLYLNSFNQSRFDSVAAARETMIKDLSAAAGAPVKVELMTVAEMEAFGFSKAPGLCVDELDIAIDTYMYQPDFLRKGEGCVEEAIHSNLLKSNCPVTGQPDWGTIVVEYKGEAIDHESFLRYICSFREHQEFHEQCAERVFTDIQQRFRMEELTVYAQYVRRGGLDINPWRSTHHGETNRLRLVRQ, encoded by the coding sequence ATGGCTAATTCGGTCGAAATGTCCCAGCTGGGTAAGACCAGTCTGTACGAAACGGAATACAACCCTTCTATCCTGTTCCCTATTCCCCGCAAGGAGAAGCAGGAAGAGTTGGGCCTGGACCCGAATAATCTGCCTTATGTGGGTTGTGACGTCTGGTACGCCTATGAAATTTCCTGGCTGAACGCCCGTGGCAAGCCTCTGGCTATGGTGGCTCGCTTTGAACTGCCCTGTGATTCTCCCTGCCTGATTGAGTCCAAGTCGTTCAAGCTGTATCTGAACTCTTTTAACCAGAGTCGTTTCGACAGTGTTGCCGCTGCCCGTGAGACCATGATCAAAGACCTGTCCGCCGCAGCGGGTGCGCCAGTAAAGGTTGAATTGATGACTGTGGCAGAGATGGAAGCCTTTGGTTTCAGCAAAGCACCGGGCCTGTGTGTTGATGAGCTGGATATTGCCATTGACACCTATATGTATCAGCCGGACTTTCTGCGCAAAGGTGAAGGATGTGTGGAAGAGGCCATTCATTCCAATCTGCTGAAGTCAAACTGTCCGGTAACCGGTCAGCCAGATTGGGGAACCATTGTCGTTGAATACAAAGGTGAGGCCATCGACCACGAATCGTTTCTGCGTTATATCTGCTCATTCCGGGAGCACCAGGAGTTCCATGAGCAGTGTGCCGAGCGAGTGTTTACTGACATTCAGCAGCGTTTCCGGATGGAGGAGCTGACGGTTTACGCCCAGTACGTTCGTCGTGGCGGTCTGGATATTAATCCATGGCGCAGCACCCACCACGGTGAAACCAATCGCCTGCGTCTGGTAAGGCAGTAA
- a CDS encoding ABC transporter permease has translation MASEWKYQAVAFNTIFVREVRRFTRIWPQTLLPPVITMALYFIIFGTVIGSRIGEMAGFGYMTFVVPGLAMMSVITNSFTNVVSSFFSSKFQRSVEELLVSPVSNSIILMGYVLGGTVRGLLVGILVMMMGAFFVDLQIYSVPITLLAVFMTAVLFALGGFINAIFARKFDDISIIPTFVLMPMTYLGGVFYSIELLPEPWRSLSMLNPILYQVNAFRYGILGEDGGVNVTMAFVVMGLAIALFTVFALWLLRTGKGLRS, from the coding sequence ATGGCTTCAGAATGGAAGTATCAGGCCGTTGCGTTCAATACTATTTTTGTTCGGGAAGTGCGCCGCTTTACGCGCATCTGGCCTCAGACTTTATTGCCGCCAGTGATTACCATGGCGTTGTATTTTATTATTTTTGGCACTGTGATTGGATCCCGCATCGGCGAAATGGCCGGCTTTGGTTACATGACGTTTGTAGTGCCTGGGTTGGCAATGATGTCAGTAATTACCAATAGCTTTACTAATGTGGTATCGAGCTTCTTCAGTAGTAAGTTTCAGCGCAGTGTGGAAGAACTGCTGGTGTCGCCGGTATCCAACAGTATTATCCTGATGGGCTATGTACTGGGTGGAACTGTCAGGGGGTTGCTGGTGGGTATTCTGGTGATGATGATGGGGGCTTTTTTTGTGGATTTGCAGATCTACAGTGTACCGATCACCCTGCTGGCCGTGTTCATGACCGCTGTACTGTTTGCCCTTGGCGGATTTATTAACGCTATCTTTGCCAGAAAGTTTGATGATATTTCCATTATCCCAACCTTTGTGCTGATGCCTATGACTTACCTGGGCGGCGTCTTTTATTCCATAGAGCTACTGCCGGAACCCTGGCGCTCCCTATCCATGCTCAACCCGATTCTGTATCAGGTGAATGCTTTCCGGTACGGGATTCTGGGAGAAGATGGAGGGGTGAATGTCACCATGGCTTTTGTCGTGATGGGGCTGGCTATTGCCCTGTTTACTGTTTTCGCCCTCTGGCTGCTCAGAACCGGTAAGGGGTTGCGGTCATAG